Proteins co-encoded in one Saprospira grandis genomic window:
- a CDS encoding SWIM zinc finger family protein translates to MNWTPSEISALAPDVATENRARRLAQAPKWESLGRYEDCIWGYCKGAGIGSMAYEVKIYLKGPELLCNCAQRQVHCKHALALLFLFAESAPLFRQKTPPQNILHWYLQQQPQTAKTSPAAAVDQKELEKKRLAKAKRQAKKLAQMEAGMEELEQWLQDFSRQGFAQLPVQEKSFWEQLAQKMTDAKMSRLAYGLRETAQLLPFQSNWMDFLGQKIGELQLLLQSFKQREKLSPLQLEDLLDALGRVQRKKDIVAQNDPIEDQWLVLAQLEEIDAEGRNMRRVWLQGLQTGKNALLIDYSFGSRGFEQNYFLGQLLSAKLYYYPSAYPQRAILQEQQQSAQKGPFQIRMAENWQAAQTEYAQALGKNPWLNYQLFLVQNLRLEQQADERFILLDQNGQFLPFQTKIEQSLWRILAYAAEADIHLIGEWQNGQFRPLSIFKQGQPQAL, encoded by the coding sequence ATGAATTGGACGCCCTCAGAAATTTCTGCCCTCGCCCCAGATGTCGCTACCGAAAATCGTGCACGTCGACTTGCCCAGGCCCCAAAATGGGAGTCCCTGGGCCGCTATGAAGATTGTATCTGGGGCTATTGCAAAGGAGCCGGCATTGGTAGTATGGCCTATGAAGTTAAGATCTACCTCAAAGGGCCAGAACTGCTTTGCAATTGCGCCCAAAGACAAGTCCATTGTAAACACGCCCTAGCTCTGCTCTTCCTTTTTGCCGAATCTGCCCCGCTTTTTCGGCAAAAAACGCCCCCCCAAAATATCCTCCACTGGTATCTGCAGCAGCAACCCCAAACGGCCAAAACAAGCCCCGCTGCAGCGGTGGACCAAAAAGAGCTAGAAAAAAAGCGCTTGGCCAAAGCCAAGCGCCAAGCCAAAAAACTGGCCCAAATGGAGGCCGGCATGGAAGAACTAGAACAATGGCTACAAGATTTTAGCCGTCAGGGATTTGCCCAATTGCCCGTCCAAGAGAAAAGCTTTTGGGAGCAGCTGGCCCAAAAAATGACCGATGCCAAAATGAGCCGCCTGGCTTATGGCCTGCGAGAAACCGCCCAACTCCTGCCCTTTCAAAGCAACTGGATGGATTTTCTGGGCCAGAAAATTGGCGAGCTGCAACTCCTACTACAAAGCTTTAAGCAAAGAGAGAAGCTCTCGCCCCTTCAGCTAGAAGATTTACTGGATGCCTTGGGCCGAGTACAACGCAAAAAGGATATTGTGGCCCAAAACGACCCCATTGAAGATCAGTGGCTAGTCTTGGCCCAATTAGAAGAAATTGATGCAGAAGGCCGAAATATGCGCAGAGTTTGGCTGCAAGGCCTGCAAACAGGAAAAAATGCCCTACTCATTGATTATAGCTTTGGTAGCCGTGGCTTTGAGCAAAACTACTTTTTGGGCCAGCTCTTAAGCGCCAAACTCTACTATTATCCCAGCGCCTACCCCCAAAGAGCTATCTTGCAAGAGCAGCAGCAAAGCGCCCAAAAAGGCCCTTTCCAAATTCGGATGGCCGAAAACTGGCAGGCAGCCCAAACAGAATACGCCCAAGCCCTAGGGAAAAACCCCTGGCTCAATTACCAATTGTTTTTGGTCCAAAACCTTCGCTTAGAACAGCAGGCCGATGAACGTTTTATCCTTTTGGACCAAAATGGGCAATTTCTCCCCTTTCAGACCAAAATAGAGCAGAGCCTCTGGCGCATCTTGGCCTATGCCGCCGAAGCCGACATCCACCTAATTGGCGAATGGCAAAACGGCCAATTCCGTCCCCTTTCTATCTTCAAACAAGGTCAACCTCAAGCGCTTTAA
- a CDS encoding DUF3050 domain-containing protein yields MANLPKEIQALQAKIAPIEAQIIQHPLYKSIQKPEELHPFMQHHVLAVWDFMSLLKALQIELTCMQLPWRPTGNAETRFLINEIVVGEESDELPDGSHISHFELYLQAMQKAEADLGPIQALLKALEEGQTVKEALQTAKIPAGAQKFVNFTFEVIATGKAHIMAAVFTFGREDLIPDMFQAMVDDLNARFPNDLSLFKYYLDRHIEVDGDHHSHLALSMTAQLCGQDPEKWAEAEQYVLQALQMRKMLWDSAYEAIMAVQV; encoded by the coding sequence ATGGCCAATCTACCCAAGGAAATTCAGGCCCTTCAGGCCAAAATTGCGCCCATCGAAGCGCAAATTATCCAACACCCTCTCTATAAAAGTATCCAAAAACCCGAAGAGCTGCACCCCTTTATGCAGCATCATGTGCTGGCCGTTTGGGACTTTATGTCGCTGCTCAAAGCCCTGCAAATTGAGCTGACCTGCATGCAGCTCCCCTGGCGCCCAACAGGCAATGCCGAAACCCGCTTTCTCATCAATGAAATTGTGGTAGGCGAAGAGTCTGACGAACTACCCGATGGCAGCCATATTAGCCATTTTGAGCTCTATCTACAGGCAATGCAAAAGGCCGAGGCCGATCTAGGCCCTATTCAAGCCCTGCTAAAGGCCCTTGAAGAAGGCCAAACGGTAAAAGAAGCTCTGCAAACCGCCAAGATTCCCGCCGGCGCCCAAAAGTTTGTCAACTTTACCTTTGAGGTGATCGCAACAGGCAAAGCCCATATCATGGCGGCCGTTTTCACTTTTGGCCGCGAGGACCTGATCCCCGATATGTTCCAAGCCATGGTAGACGACCTCAATGCCCGCTTTCCCAACGATCTTAGCCTCTTCAAATATTATCTAGACCGCCACATTGAGGTGGATGGCGACCACCACAGCCATCTGGCCCTCTCCATGACAGCCCAACTCTGTGGCCAAGATCCCGAAAAATGGGCCGAAGCCGAACAATATGTCCTCCAAGCCCTGCAAATGCGGAAAATGCTCTGGGATTCTGCCTATGAAGCCATTATGGCCGTGCAAGTATAA
- a CDS encoding heavy-metal-associated domain-containing protein, with translation MKKLVFKTSLQCANCQAKVQDELNAIPGLHWRLDLSDADKKLYAEGDDIKAEKIIETIEDYGFDIELIDEE, from the coding sequence ATGAAGAAACTCGTTTTTAAAACCAGTTTGCAGTGCGCCAACTGCCAAGCCAAAGTGCAAGATGAACTCAACGCTATTCCCGGACTGCATTGGCGGCTAGACCTAAGCGATGCCGACAAAAAACTCTATGCGGAAGGCGATGATATCAAAGCCGAAAAAATTATCGAAACCATTGAAGATTATGGGTTTGATATAGAACTTATTGACGAAGAATAA
- a CDS encoding methyltransferase: MAKNYRAQLMAHPKIPISLFDFLTEELQISRRYLALCVGADALQLIKHWKKRLHLLCLLLPDQAAISLAEELDPSQEIWMQKGDLAQLPLDDDSIDMVCILDPLPSSPAAWKKELQRLLRLNSYVFVLRHELEDQNERSFSWAFSQFFRQLHGPNSYPHLPQTENFDQLYPSNYKAQSFANQLRLDWPLLEAHYQACPQAFGLEQEEYERARKGLRILFEQYQQDGKVVLNYQTKLYYGLFNLYTPAISLRKNIFFQLLRPFAFLFYLLIKLNLYFWRAIYKLQKKQADD; encoded by the coding sequence ATGGCCAAGAACTATCGGGCCCAACTGATGGCCCACCCCAAAATCCCGATCAGCCTTTTCGACTTCCTAACCGAAGAACTGCAGATTTCTCGCCGCTACCTAGCCCTTTGTGTCGGTGCCGATGCCCTACAACTTATTAAGCATTGGAAAAAACGCCTGCATCTGCTTTGCCTGCTCTTGCCCGATCAAGCCGCCATCTCCCTAGCCGAAGAACTAGACCCCAGCCAAGAAATATGGATGCAAAAAGGCGATTTGGCCCAACTTCCCCTAGATGATGACAGTATCGATATGGTCTGTATTCTAGACCCCCTGCCCAGCTCCCCTGCCGCCTGGAAAAAAGAACTCCAACGCCTGCTTCGCCTCAATAGCTATGTTTTTGTCTTGAGACACGAACTAGAAGACCAAAATGAACGCAGCTTTTCTTGGGCCTTTAGCCAGTTTTTCAGACAACTACATGGCCCCAATAGCTACCCCCACCTCCCCCAAACAGAAAACTTTGACCAACTCTACCCCAGCAACTACAAAGCCCAAAGCTTTGCCAATCAGCTCCGACTCGATTGGCCCCTGCTAGAAGCCCACTACCAAGCTTGCCCCCAAGCCTTTGGCCTAGAACAAGAAGAATACGAACGCGCCCGAAAAGGCCTGCGCATCCTCTTTGAACAATATCAACAAGATGGAAAAGTGGTCCTCAACTACCAAACAAAACTCTACTACGGCCTTTTTAACCTCTATACCCCAGCCATCTCCCTACGCAAAAATATATTTTTTCAACTGCTCCGCCCCTTTGCCTTTCTCTTCTACCTACTCATCAAATTAAACCTCTACTTTTGGCGGGCTATCTACAAATTGCAAAAAAAACAAGCTGATGACTAA
- a CDS encoding glycosyltransferase family 2 protein — MKLSIVIVNYNVKYFLEQALLAVRKAAKGLAVEVFVVDNNSVDDSVQMLREKFPEVKLMANSQNLGFSKANNQAIAQAKGEYVLLLNPDTVIREDSLSAPLAFMDAHPEAGGLGVKMIDGKGCFLPESKRGFPSPEVAFYKAFGLSKLFPKSTRFNRYHLGYLSADETHEIEVLSGAYMLLRKSVLDQIGYLDEAFFMYGEDIDLSYRVVQAGYKNYYFAGTTIIHYKGESTKKGSLNYVKTFYNAMIIFAQKHFGGPQAGLYVGMLRAAIYFRASLTLLANWSKRLFPLLLDALLIFIGLFLLKDIWANLRFDDPDYFKPSLIYFNYPLYIGIWLTTAFFRGVYDQKLKAGQLVSGFALGSLLIAAVYGFLPSHLRASRMLIVLGTIWAIGSSWSWRYLLALLGKGPLEQGQQLHNVVILGSLSESERVQRLLYKARVQNNLIGTVAPSESEADFKQFLGAIYQLEELVQIYKIKEIIFCAKDLRAEQIIYWMNRLGPEVAYKIVAEDSLSIVGSNSKNSAGDLYTLELGFKIAETMAKRNKRLLDLSSSFIFLLFSPILAWSCASPLGFIANAWAVFWGQKSWLGYAEGDSKLQHLPKLRPSVLSPADSLPQLPDEEHSLHRINLFYAKDYYWSEDARLIWENWRKLGRKKQPAQSCSQPLPSTQKQD; from the coding sequence ATGAAACTGAGCATTGTCATTGTCAACTACAATGTGAAATATTTTTTGGAGCAGGCGCTCTTGGCCGTTCGTAAGGCCGCCAAGGGCTTAGCCGTAGAGGTTTTTGTGGTAGACAACAACTCAGTAGATGATTCTGTGCAAATGTTGCGGGAGAAGTTTCCTGAAGTCAAGCTCATGGCCAATAGCCAAAACTTGGGCTTTTCTAAGGCCAACAACCAAGCAATTGCGCAAGCCAAGGGGGAATATGTGCTTTTGCTCAACCCCGATACCGTCATCCGAGAAGATAGTTTATCGGCTCCCTTGGCCTTTATGGATGCGCATCCTGAAGCAGGCGGTTTAGGCGTAAAAATGATTGATGGCAAGGGCTGTTTTTTGCCCGAATCTAAGCGGGGATTTCCTAGTCCGGAAGTGGCCTTTTACAAAGCCTTTGGGCTCTCTAAGCTCTTTCCCAAATCCACTCGCTTCAATCGTTATCATTTGGGCTACCTCAGCGCCGATGAGACCCATGAAATTGAGGTACTTTCGGGGGCCTATATGCTTTTGCGCAAATCTGTTTTGGACCAAATCGGCTATTTGGACGAGGCTTTTTTCATGTATGGGGAAGATATTGACCTCTCTTATCGGGTGGTACAAGCGGGCTATAAGAATTATTATTTTGCGGGCACCACCATTATTCATTATAAGGGAGAAAGCACCAAAAAGGGCAGCTTGAATTATGTCAAGACCTTTTATAATGCCATGATTATTTTTGCCCAAAAGCATTTTGGTGGTCCTCAGGCTGGGCTTTATGTGGGCATGTTGCGGGCGGCCATTTATTTTCGGGCCAGCCTCACGCTTTTGGCCAATTGGAGCAAGCGCTTATTCCCCTTATTATTGGATGCTTTGCTCATCTTTATAGGCCTCTTTTTGCTCAAAGATATTTGGGCCAATCTCCGTTTTGATGATCCCGATTACTTTAAGCCCAGCTTAATCTACTTCAACTATCCGCTTTATATAGGCATTTGGCTGACTACCGCCTTTTTTCGTGGGGTCTATGATCAAAAGCTCAAGGCGGGACAACTGGTCTCGGGCTTTGCCTTGGGCAGCCTGCTCATTGCGGCGGTTTATGGTTTTTTGCCCTCCCATCTTCGGGCCTCTCGTATGCTGATTGTGCTGGGCACAATTTGGGCCATTGGCAGCAGTTGGAGCTGGCGCTACCTACTGGCCCTTTTGGGTAAGGGGCCTTTAGAACAAGGCCAACAACTGCATAATGTAGTCATTTTGGGCAGCTTGTCGGAAAGCGAGCGCGTGCAGCGCCTACTTTATAAAGCTAGAGTGCAAAATAACCTCATTGGCACCGTAGCGCCTAGCGAATCTGAGGCCGATTTCAAGCAGTTTTTGGGGGCGATCTACCAACTAGAAGAGCTGGTCCAAATCTATAAAATCAAAGAGATTATCTTTTGCGCCAAAGACCTGCGGGCCGAGCAAATTATTTATTGGATGAACCGCTTGGGACCAGAAGTCGCCTATAAAATAGTAGCCGAAGACAGCCTGAGCATTGTGGGCTCCAACTCCAAAAACTCGGCAGGCGACCTCTACACCCTAGAGCTGGGTTTCAAGATTGCCGAAACCATGGCCAAACGCAACAAAAGGCTGTTGGATTTGAGCAGCAGTTTCATTTTCCTGCTTTTTTCTCCTATTTTAGCTTGGAGCTGCGCCTCTCCCCTGGGCTTTATCGCCAATGCTTGGGCTGTTTTTTGGGGCCAAAAAAGCTGGCTGGGCTATGCCGAGGGAGACAGCAAACTACAACATCTGCCCAAGCTCCGCCCTTCGGTCCTCTCCCCTGCCGATAGCCTGCCCCAACTGCCCGATGAAGAACACAGCCTCCACCGCATCAATCTATTTTATGCCAAAGACTATTATTGGTCAGAAGATGCTCGGCTAATCTGGGAAAACTGGCGCAAATTGGGCCGAAAAAAACAGCCAGCACAGTCCTGCAGCCAGCCGCTGCCATCTACTCAAAAACAAGACTAA
- the recR gene encoding recombination mediator RecR — translation MPLSSQLLEEGVQAFSKLPGIGRKTALRLALHLLQAEEEEVVDFAKALLDMKQKIQFCQKCHNISDQETCSICQSPARSKQVICVVESIKEVMAIENTQQFQGTYHVLGGLIAPIDGVGPDELEIASLIERIEKDEVEELIMALSPSIEGDTTVYYISKQLEGKTIKISTIARGVSFGGELEYADELTLGRSILGRLPYKQS, via the coding sequence ATGCCCCTTTCCTCTCAACTATTAGAAGAAGGCGTACAAGCCTTTAGCAAACTGCCGGGTATTGGCCGCAAAACGGCCCTTCGTTTGGCCCTACACCTCTTGCAAGCCGAAGAAGAGGAGGTGGTTGATTTTGCCAAGGCCCTGCTCGATATGAAGCAAAAGATTCAGTTTTGCCAAAAATGCCATAATATTTCGGACCAAGAAACCTGCAGCATCTGCCAATCGCCTGCCCGCAGCAAGCAAGTTATTTGTGTGGTAGAAAGCATCAAGGAGGTCATGGCCATTGAAAACACCCAGCAATTTCAGGGTACTTATCATGTTTTGGGGGGGCTCATTGCGCCCATTGATGGCGTTGGCCCCGACGAGCTTGAGATTGCCTCTTTGATAGAGCGTATTGAAAAAGATGAGGTAGAAGAGCTAATTATGGCCCTGAGCCCTAGCATTGAGGGCGATACTACCGTTTATTATATTTCTAAGCAGCTAGAAGGCAAAACGATTAAAATCTCGACCATTGCCCGAGGGGTTTCTTTTGGTGGAGAGCTAGAATATGCGGATGAGCTGACCTTAGGGCGTTCTATTTTGGGCCGTTTGCCCTACAAACAAAGCTAA
- a CDS encoding M42 family metallopeptidase yields the protein MNIITPTSEDFLAKYLNNASPTGFETPGQKLWLDYIKPYIDDYFVDNYGTVVGVINPTADYRVVIEAHADEISWFVHQITKEGYIKVIRNGGSDHMIAPSKRVNIHTPQGIVRGVFGWPAIHTRRGEDAKLAPKLDNIFIDVGADSKEEVEEMGIHVGCVITFDDEFEVLNDRFYMGRALDNRMGGFCIAEVARLLHEEQVKLPFALYIVNAVQEEVGLRGAQMIANRIKPHAAIVTDVCHNTHTPLVSIAKHGDIKGGDGPDLTYAPAVHNKLLQLIIEAAQEKEIPFQRSASSRVTGTDTDAFAYSNAGVPSALISLPLKYMHTTVEMAHKEDVKHVIQLIFESLQKIENQHDFRYFH from the coding sequence ATGAATATCATCACGCCAACTTCTGAAGATTTTTTGGCCAAATACCTCAACAATGCTTCGCCTACGGGCTTCGAAACCCCTGGCCAAAAACTTTGGCTAGATTATATTAAGCCCTATATCGATGACTATTTTGTCGATAATTATGGTACTGTTGTGGGTGTGATCAACCCCACTGCCGACTACCGTGTGGTCATTGAGGCCCATGCCGATGAAATCTCTTGGTTTGTGCATCAAATTACCAAAGAAGGCTACATCAAAGTGATTCGCAATGGCGGTTCTGACCATATGATTGCCCCCTCTAAACGTGTCAATATCCATACGCCCCAAGGGATTGTCCGCGGCGTTTTTGGCTGGCCCGCTATTCATACTCGCCGTGGCGAGGATGCTAAATTGGCCCCCAAGCTCGACAATATTTTTATTGATGTGGGAGCCGATTCTAAAGAAGAAGTAGAAGAAATGGGCATTCATGTGGGTTGTGTGATTACCTTCGACGATGAGTTTGAGGTCCTCAACGACCGCTTTTATATGGGCCGCGCCCTCGATAACCGCATGGGCGGTTTCTGCATTGCCGAGGTCGCCCGTTTGCTGCATGAGGAGCAGGTCAAATTGCCCTTTGCGCTCTATATCGTCAATGCCGTTCAGGAGGAAGTAGGCCTCCGTGGTGCTCAAATGATTGCCAACCGCATTAAACCACATGCGGCTATCGTGACCGATGTTTGCCACAACACCCATACGCCTCTGGTCAGCATTGCCAAACATGGCGATATCAAGGGCGGAGATGGACCCGACCTCACTTATGCCCCTGCGGTGCACAACAAATTGCTCCAACTGATTATTGAGGCGGCCCAAGAGAAGGAAATTCCCTTCCAACGCTCGGCTTCTTCTAGAGTGACGGGCACCGATACCGACGCCTTTGCCTACTCCAATGCAGGCGTGCCTTCGGCCCTTATTTCACTGCCCCTCAAGTATATGCACACCACCGTAGAGATGGCCCATAAGGAAGATGTCAAGCATGTGATTCAACTCATTTTTGAAAGTCTTCAGAAGATCGAAAACCAGCATGATTTCCGCTATTTTCATTAA
- a CDS encoding T9SS type A sorting domain-containing protein, translating to MRILQQKLFLFACLLMGFGLSAQQLEHPMLVEVNSPSNLAGSYIYGYQSDWGPTSLAANVTGQAVWARTAVGDSISCDSVVNDLTGKIALVRRGACNFSQKALNAQIQGAIGCVICNSQPGGGVINMAGGTFGPQVNIPAVMLSYEDCELLANAITAGDSVSMTFRKPAIANAVGTFAYGTPEDHIQTLDGINVDVINASASSASATVTAIVTDPAGATQTLTETLTIDADTTVNVTFTQTYTPVDTGMYQMAFFSSLANDTVFENFQITEHSFMLDEGDEDEFTWIGVTDQGFADAGYRFDMGNAYIAGPNGGSVAWASFALDNGSEFIGRPFNILLYDITGATGQDADYSTYTPIAATQHIITAADTLPNTIISERLFDINSGADSAVLTANTQYLLVVQYQGDSTIPTSPRFTYGGTGEFISLGSTVYTDRLYPGGFTGGYRPVIRLHEAPFMMGSAVTPVAQLDQNSLAVFPNPAKDYLNIQLSLEEQMDAQISLIDIRGQRLQEISLNGAQNQTEQININELPAGVYFIRLATSQGFTVKQFIKQ from the coding sequence ATGAGAATTCTACAACAGAAACTTTTTCTTTTTGCCTGCCTGCTTATGGGCTTCGGTCTATCTGCCCAGCAGTTGGAGCATCCCATGTTGGTAGAGGTCAACTCGCCCTCTAACTTGGCGGGCTCTTATATCTATGGTTATCAGTCGGATTGGGGACCTACCTCTTTGGCTGCAAATGTAACTGGACAGGCCGTTTGGGCCAGAACTGCAGTAGGCGATTCTATTTCTTGTGACTCTGTAGTCAATGATTTGACGGGCAAGATCGCCCTTGTTCGCCGTGGCGCTTGTAACTTTAGCCAAAAGGCCCTTAATGCACAAATTCAAGGAGCTATTGGTTGTGTGATTTGTAATAGCCAGCCCGGTGGTGGTGTAATTAACATGGCCGGAGGTACTTTTGGTCCTCAGGTAAATATTCCCGCCGTTATGTTGAGCTATGAAGACTGTGAGCTTTTGGCCAATGCTATTACTGCTGGCGATTCTGTAAGCATGACTTTCCGTAAGCCTGCTATCGCTAATGCGGTAGGTACTTTTGCCTATGGTACGCCAGAGGACCATATCCAAACACTAGACGGAATCAATGTAGATGTAATCAATGCTAGTGCTTCTTCTGCTAGTGCTACAGTTACCGCTATTGTAACTGATCCTGCTGGAGCTACTCAAACGTTGACAGAAACCCTAACTATTGATGCAGATACTACTGTTAATGTAACTTTCACACAGACTTACACGCCTGTAGATACGGGGATGTATCAAATGGCTTTCTTTAGCTCTTTGGCTAATGATACTGTATTTGAAAACTTCCAGATCACTGAGCATAGCTTTATGCTAGATGAAGGCGATGAAGATGAGTTCACTTGGATCGGGGTAACTGACCAAGGCTTTGCCGATGCTGGTTACCGCTTCGATATGGGTAACGCCTATATCGCTGGTCCCAATGGTGGTTCTGTAGCTTGGGCTTCTTTTGCCCTAGACAATGGCTCTGAGTTTATTGGCCGTCCTTTCAATATCCTACTTTATGATATTACTGGCGCTACTGGTCAAGATGCAGATTACTCTACTTATACGCCTATCGCTGCTACTCAGCATATTATCACTGCTGCTGATACCCTACCCAATACGATCATCTCTGAGCGTTTGTTCGACATCAATAGCGGAGCCGATTCTGCTGTTTTGACGGCCAACACTCAGTACCTCCTTGTGGTACAATACCAAGGGGATAGCACAATTCCCACTTCTCCTCGCTTTACTTATGGCGGAACTGGAGAGTTCATTAGCCTAGGTTCTACGGTATATACTGACCGTCTCTATCCTGGTGGATTTACTGGTGGCTACCGCCCCGTTATCCGTCTACATGAAGCTCCTTTCATGATGGGTTCTGCTGTAACGCCTGTAGCTCAATTGGACCAAAATAGCTTGGCTGTTTTCCCCAATCCTGCTAAGGACTACCTCAATATTCAGTTGTCTCTAGAGGAGCAAATGGATGCACAAATTAGCTTGATCGATATCCGTGGACAACGTCTTCAGGAAATTAGCTTGAATGGCGCTCAAAACCAAACAGAGCAAATCAATATCAACGAATTGCCTGCTGGTGTCTACTTTATCCGCTTGGCCACTAGCCAAGGATTTACGGTTAAGCAGTTCATCAAGCAATAG
- a CDS encoding SixA phosphatase family protein, whose amino-acid sequence MKWVYFLRHAKSSWEQPELDDIDRPLNPRGEEAAQLMAQLFKRRELPLDHILCSPAERCQQTALHFCQALNRPAGDIEISYRLYEAELPQVYQRLRELPNHINKVLVVGHNTSATNWVNAFKPTPIDNQPTAGLSLTIFSINDWQLLDRSNGEFAFWDYPKLYKKKYRQLDLDLQPPLEEKEF is encoded by the coding sequence GTGAAGTGGGTTTATTTTTTACGCCATGCCAAATCTTCTTGGGAACAGCCCGAACTAGACGATATTGATCGCCCGCTCAACCCCAGAGGAGAGGAGGCCGCCCAACTCATGGCCCAGTTGTTTAAGCGCAGAGAGCTGCCGCTGGACCATATTCTCTGCTCTCCAGCAGAACGCTGCCAACAAACGGCTCTGCATTTTTGCCAAGCCCTTAATCGCCCCGCTGGCGATATCGAAATTAGCTATCGCCTCTATGAGGCCGAGCTCCCACAGGTCTACCAACGCCTCCGAGAGTTGCCCAATCATATCAATAAGGTCCTTGTTGTGGGCCACAATACTAGCGCCACCAATTGGGTCAATGCCTTCAAGCCAACGCCCATAGATAACCAACCCACGGCTGGCCTGAGCCTAACCATTTTTAGTATCAATGATTGGCAGTTACTGGACCGCAGCAATGGAGAGTTTGCTTTTTGGGATTACCCCAAGCTCTATAAAAAGAAGTACCGACAACTAGATTTAGATCTACAGCCCCCCTTAGAAGAAAAAGAATTTTAG